A genomic window from Chlorobium phaeobacteroides DSM 266 includes:
- the glmM gene encoding phosphoglucosamine mutase has protein sequence MSLMISVSGIRGIVGESLTPQNLTAFAMAFASWIRNKRDPSTLISSPKRPLIVIGRDTRPTGSCISNLVSNALALSGCDVIDIGIATTPTVELATVTEKADGGLIVTASHNPVEWNALKMLNDRGEFLSAPDVEELLAIVEKAHVHAARWDDIGTVTSTSRHDDLHIDKIMNLSFINTEAVRKQHFRVMIDCVEGAGFSIVPRLCRMLGMDELTLVACEGSGLFPRNPEPVEENLADTISAMKQARCDFGLIVDPDVDRLALICEDGSLFGEEYTLVACADFYLNINNGPVTNNLSSSRALADIARQHGVACFSAKVGEANVIELMKEVGAVIGGEGNGGVILPDLHYGRDALVGIALFVQAFTSWRMKNRGGTISSFRREFPEYVMSKQKIKLGSMSPRILENLFNEIARRYPLAKTNMTDGLKLDFDDCWVHLRPSNTEPIIRIYAEAHTKKRAEEIALELMNELQKD, from the coding sequence ATGAGTTTAATGATCAGCGTCTCCGGTATCAGGGGCATCGTTGGCGAAAGCCTCACACCGCAAAATCTCACCGCATTTGCCATGGCGTTTGCCTCATGGATCCGAAACAAACGCGATCCATCTACGCTGATCAGCAGCCCGAAGAGGCCGCTCATCGTCATCGGCAGGGATACCCGCCCAACCGGGTCCTGCATCAGCAACCTTGTCAGCAATGCTCTTGCACTCTCGGGATGCGACGTTATCGATATCGGCATAGCGACAACACCAACCGTTGAACTTGCCACCGTTACCGAAAAGGCCGATGGAGGCCTGATCGTCACGGCCTCTCACAATCCTGTTGAATGGAACGCGCTGAAAATGCTCAACGACCGAGGCGAGTTTCTCTCTGCTCCTGATGTCGAAGAGTTGCTTGCCATTGTTGAAAAAGCGCATGTTCATGCTGCCCGATGGGATGATATTGGAACGGTCACCTCAACCAGCCGACATGACGACCTGCATATCGACAAGATCATGAACCTGTCGTTCATTAACACCGAAGCCGTCAGAAAACAGCATTTTCGCGTCATGATAGACTGTGTTGAGGGCGCAGGATTCTCTATTGTTCCACGCCTCTGCCGAATGCTCGGCATGGATGAGCTTACTCTGGTAGCCTGTGAAGGCAGTGGACTGTTTCCGCGAAACCCGGAACCAGTAGAAGAAAATCTTGCCGATACCATCAGCGCAATGAAACAGGCCCGCTGCGATTTCGGCCTGATTGTTGACCCGGATGTCGATCGCCTTGCTCTCATTTGTGAAGATGGATCTCTTTTCGGAGAGGAGTACACTCTTGTCGCCTGTGCCGACTTTTACCTCAACATCAACAACGGCCCCGTAACCAACAATCTTTCAAGCAGCCGGGCTCTTGCCGACATTGCCCGACAGCATGGCGTCGCCTGTTTCAGCGCCAAAGTCGGTGAGGCCAATGTCATTGAACTCATGAAAGAGGTTGGCGCTGTTATCGGTGGTGAAGGAAACGGAGGGGTTATCCTCCCCGATCTGCATTACGGAAGAGACGCTCTCGTTGGCATCGCCCTTTTCGTCCAGGCCTTTACTTCCTGGCGCATGAAAAATCGGGGAGGCACCATATCATCTTTCCGCAGGGAGTTCCCCGAGTATGTTATGTCAAAACAGAAAATCAAGCTCGGATCGATGAGTCCCCGGATTCTCGAGAACCTGTTCAATGAGATTGCCCGGCGCTACCCTCTTGCCAAAACAAACATGACTGATGGCCTTAAACTTGATTTTGATGATTGCTGGGTACATTTGCGCCCGTCAAATACCGAGCCGATTATCCGGATCTATGCTGAAGCCCATACAAAAAAACGCGCTGAAGAAATCGCTCTTGAACTGATGAATGAACTTCAAAAAGACTGA
- the rpsT gene encoding 30S ribosomal protein S20, whose product MPLHKSAEKRLRQSEKRNVRNRARKKELKVLLKNMQKLIDTSADKNVVEEAYRSAVQKLDRLGVKRYLHPNKASRKKAQLTKMLNNYVKVD is encoded by the coding sequence ATGCCTTTACACAAATCGGCAGAAAAAAGACTCCGGCAGTCTGAAAAAAGAAATGTAAGGAACAGGGCAAGAAAAAAAGAGCTGAAGGTTCTTTTAAAGAACATGCAAAAGCTTATTGACACCAGTGCGGATAAAAACGTTGTGGAGGAAGCCTACCGTTCAGCAGTACAGAAGCTCGATCGTCTTGGCGTAAAGCGTTACCTGCATCCGAACAAGGCTTCGCGTAAAAAGGCGCAGTTGACAAAAATGCTCAATAACTATGTCAAGGTTGATTGA
- the ruvA gene encoding Holliday junction branch migration protein RuvA, whose product MFAYFKGSLVTALPEEAVIDVSGVAYRMLISATTFRQLPDEGSQVLLYAHLSVREDALQLYGFFKEEERQLFRLLLLTSGVGPKLALAVLSGLQVPEVHEAIMANEPERLYGVSGVGKKTAARIILELRDKILKLPLVTPAAGKAAMPSHHVKDDAVHALVTLGFSRLLAQKAVSALLEEKPEQSVEEVIKYALATIHNS is encoded by the coding sequence ATGTTTGCATATTTTAAGGGCAGCCTGGTTACAGCGCTGCCGGAAGAAGCGGTTATTGACGTTTCCGGTGTTGCTTACCGGATGCTCATTTCTGCGACCACCTTTCGCCAACTGCCCGATGAGGGCAGTCAGGTTCTTCTTTATGCCCACCTTTCCGTCAGGGAAGATGCCTTGCAGCTTTACGGATTTTTCAAAGAAGAGGAACGGCAGTTGTTTCGATTGCTTTTGCTGACATCCGGTGTTGGCCCAAAACTTGCTCTTGCTGTGCTTTCCGGTCTTCAGGTTCCCGAAGTCCATGAGGCGATCATGGCTAACGAACCCGAAAGACTGTATGGTGTCAGCGGGGTCGGCAAGAAAACGGCAGCAAGAATCATTCTTGAACTGAGAGATAAAATCCTTAAGCTTCCGCTGGTTACGCCGGCAGCAGGAAAAGCAGCAATGCCTTCCCATCATGTTAAGGATGATGCTGTTCATGCCCTTGTGACCCTCGGTTTTTCAAGACTCCTTGCACAAAAAGCCGTTTCGGCTCTTCTTGAAGAGAAGCCGGAACAATCCGTTGAAGAGGTCATTAAGTATGCACTCGCGACCATTCATAACAGTTAA
- a CDS encoding bifunctional folylpolyglutamate synthase/dihydrofolate synthase — protein sequence MNYQEALDFLYPLHRFGIKPGLERVFGLLAVLGSPHRRLGTIVHVSGTNGKGTTAAAIAAIFQAAGKKTALYTSPHLVDFTERMRINGGCIPHELVATYCSLIKSRVEESHTTFFEATTAIAFAWFASEHVEVTIVETGMGGRLDATNVVHADYVAITSIGQDHTAWLGSTPALIAAEKAAIIKKGSQVFSAVTDSEAAMPVRTAAECCEAPLSVLGIDAHCHVDSEEIGRLELSVRTAKHQYERLTVPLTGAFHASNISLAVMVAETAGIDESSIRNGLANLLQTGYRARLEKIAANPDVLLDVSHNANGIEETVNTLARFRNRYRNLFVLIGLASDKNATAIVKHLKRLSCRLVAVSIPSERSIPALELGGIGEAEDIPTMVFSSPLDGLGYLSGIAEAEDLVLVTGSFYLAGEVLSNGGWNKEMS from the coding sequence GTGAATTACCAGGAAGCACTTGATTTTCTCTATCCTCTGCACCGTTTCGGTATCAAGCCCGGTCTTGAAAGGGTTTTCGGTCTGCTTGCTGTTCTCGGTTCACCACATCGGCGATTGGGTACGATTGTTCATGTTTCCGGTACTAACGGGAAAGGAACAACAGCTGCTGCAATTGCTGCGATTTTTCAGGCAGCCGGCAAAAAGACTGCACTCTACACCTCGCCGCATCTGGTTGATTTTACTGAAAGGATGCGTATCAACGGTGGGTGTATACCTCATGAGCTTGTTGCAACGTACTGCTCTCTTATCAAGTCCAGGGTTGAAGAGAGTCATACAACTTTTTTTGAAGCAACAACAGCCATTGCTTTTGCCTGGTTTGCTTCCGAACACGTTGAGGTAACAATTGTTGAGACCGGTATGGGCGGGAGACTTGATGCTACTAACGTTGTTCATGCTGATTACGTAGCGATTACTTCAATAGGGCAGGATCATACCGCATGGCTTGGTTCGACCCCTGCGTTGATTGCTGCGGAAAAAGCGGCGATCATTAAAAAAGGATCGCAAGTATTTTCTGCCGTAACAGATTCTGAGGCGGCAATGCCTGTAAGAACGGCAGCAGAGTGTTGTGAAGCCCCCCTCTCTGTTCTTGGTATTGATGCACACTGTCATGTTGACAGCGAAGAGATTGGTCGGCTTGAACTTTCGGTGAGAACGGCAAAGCATCAGTATGAAAGGCTTACGGTTCCTCTGACCGGAGCATTTCATGCCTCAAACATCTCTCTTGCGGTGATGGTTGCAGAAACGGCCGGCATTGATGAGTCATCTATCCGCAATGGGCTTGCAAACCTTTTGCAAACGGGTTACCGGGCCAGGCTTGAAAAGATAGCAGCGAATCCTGACGTCTTGCTGGATGTGTCGCACAATGCGAACGGCATTGAAGAGACCGTCAACACGCTTGCCCGTTTCAGAAATCGTTATCGGAATCTGTTTGTGCTCATCGGGCTTGCCTCCGATAAAAATGCCACAGCAATCGTCAAACATCTCAAGCGGCTATCATGCCGACTGGTTGCGGTTTCCATCCCTTCCGAAAGAAGTATTCCGGCTTTGGAGCTTGGCGGGATTGGAGAGGCTGAAGATATTCCGACTATGGTGTTCAGTTCGCCTCTTGATGGGCTTGGCTATCTTTCAGGCATCGCCGAAGCTGAGGATCTGGTACTGGTTACCGGATCGTTCTATCTGGCAGGCGAGGTGCTTTCAAACGGTGGCTGGAACAAGGAGATGAGCTGA
- the rho gene encoding transcription termination factor Rho, which translates to MSNNSLAKGLDINVLQKKKVFELHALAKEIGVTAAGLRKEELIFKIIEAQSRNNADSESGNVMINTGVLQVIPEGYGFLRSANYNYLSSPDDIYVSPSQIKRFNMRTGDTVSGQVRAPKEGERFFALLKINTIDGNDPEITRERPYFENLTPLFPHDRIKLEIKQSEYCGRIMDIFTPIGKGQRGLIVAQPKTGKTMLLQMIANAIIQNHPEIYLIVLLIDERPEEVTDMARSVEAEVVSSTFDEDPERHVQVADMVLEKAKRLVEVGRDVVILLDSITRLARAHNTIIPHSGKILSGGIDANALTKPKRFFGAARNIEEGGSLTIIATALVDTGSRMDDVIFEEFKGTGNMELLLDRRLSERRIFPAIDILRSGTRKEELLFSREELSRTWLLRKYLADKNPIECMEFMREKMADTKDNKEFFKYMNA; encoded by the coding sequence ATGTCGAACAATTCGTTAGCAAAAGGTCTGGACATCAATGTGCTCCAGAAAAAAAAGGTTTTTGAGCTGCACGCTCTGGCAAAAGAGATTGGTGTGACTGCAGCCGGTTTACGCAAGGAAGAGCTTATTTTTAAAATCATAGAGGCGCAGTCGCGAAACAATGCCGACTCTGAAAGCGGCAACGTCATGATCAATACCGGTGTTCTTCAGGTTATTCCTGAGGGATACGGATTTTTACGCTCGGCAAATTATAACTATCTCTCTTCACCAGACGATATCTATGTCTCTCCTTCGCAGATCAAGCGGTTCAATATGCGAACAGGTGATACGGTTTCAGGTCAGGTTCGAGCTCCAAAGGAGGGCGAGCGTTTTTTTGCTCTGCTTAAAATCAACACCATTGATGGTAATGATCCTGAAATCACCAGAGAGCGACCATATTTCGAGAATCTGACGCCGCTGTTTCCTCATGACAGGATTAAGCTGGAGATCAAGCAATCGGAATATTGCGGCAGGATCATGGATATTTTTACCCCGATAGGTAAAGGTCAGCGAGGCCTTATAGTCGCACAGCCGAAAACCGGTAAAACTATGTTGCTTCAGATGATAGCTAACGCGATCATTCAAAATCATCCCGAAATCTATCTTATCGTCCTGCTTATCGATGAACGTCCTGAAGAGGTGACGGACATGGCTCGAAGCGTTGAGGCGGAGGTTGTCAGTTCAACTTTCGATGAAGATCCTGAACGTCATGTTCAGGTTGCCGATATGGTGCTTGAAAAGGCTAAAAGACTTGTTGAGGTAGGCAGGGATGTTGTTATTCTGCTTGACTCCATAACAAGGCTTGCCAGAGCTCACAATACCATCATTCCACATTCAGGTAAAATCCTTTCAGGCGGTATTGATGCCAATGCGCTAACAAAGCCGAAACGATTTTTTGGCGCAGCCCGCAATATTGAGGAGGGTGGAAGCCTCACAATTATTGCCACAGCACTTGTCGATACCGGCTCACGTATGGACGATGTTATTTTTGAGGAGTTCAAGGGTACTGGCAACATGGAGCTTTTACTCGATCGCAGGCTTTCTGAACGACGAATTTTTCCTGCAATTGATATTCTTCGTTCAGGAACCCGTAAAGAGGAACTTCTGTTCAGCCGGGAAGAGCTTTCAAGAACCTGGTTGCTCCGGAAATATCTTGCCGATAAAAACCCGATCGAGTGTATGGAGTTCATGCGGGAGAAAATGGCTGATACCAAGGATAACAAAGAGTTTTTCAAATATATGAATGCCTGA
- a CDS encoding outer membrane protein, producing the protein MKKVLMSLFVAGMCAAPAYAAGPYVSASAGLGLLGNSDFKGVVEVKDVIEYNSGLVLNGAIGYDADMFRGEFAVGYQSNGVDTLGGVSIDNLDVSILSFMANAYVDFEMKDSALTPYLMAGLGLASVDFSDDGGDDFEAESVFAWQIGAGIGVKAADNLTVDLGYRYFVPSDVEIDDVDKITLASSNIMLGLRYGF; encoded by the coding sequence ATGAAAAAAGTATTGATGAGCTTATTTGTTGCAGGTATGTGTGCAGCACCTGCTTATGCTGCGGGCCCATACGTCAGCGCTTCTGCAGGATTGGGATTGCTCGGTAATTCCGATTTTAAGGGCGTTGTCGAAGTAAAAGATGTTATTGAGTACAACTCAGGTTTGGTTTTGAATGGAGCCATTGGATATGATGCAGACATGTTTCGCGGTGAATTTGCCGTAGGATATCAGTCCAACGGTGTTGATACACTTGGGGGAGTATCGATTGATAATCTTGATGTTTCAATTCTTTCATTTATGGCTAACGCCTATGTTGATTTTGAGATGAAAGATTCCGCTTTGACACCCTATCTGATGGCAGGTCTTGGTCTTGCCAGTGTTGATTTTTCCGACGATGGCGGTGACGATTTTGAAGCAGAGAGCGTGTTCGCCTGGCAGATTGGTGCCGGTATTGGCGTCAAGGCTGCGGATAACCTTACCGTTGATCTTGGATACCGTTACTTTGTGCCATCCGATGTTGAAATTGACGACGTAGATAAGATTACTCTTGCAAGCAGCAATATCATGCTTGGTTTGCGTTACGGGTTCTGA